The genomic stretch CGCTTTGCGCCGGCGTGGGCCGCGCCTTGTACCGCCGATGCGCCCACACCACCGATTCCCCAGATGACGACGGTGTCGCCGGGCTTGATCTCGGCACGGCCCGCCGCCGATCCCCAGCCGGTGGTCACACCGCACGAGAGCAGACATGCGACGTCGAAACCGATGTGGTCGGGGATCTTCACCACCGACAGGTCCGGCACGACGGTCTTGGTTGCGAACTCGCCGAGCATGCACAGCTGCCCGACGCCCTCGCCGGCCGCGTTGTGGAACCGGTGCGTGCCGTCCATCTGGGTGCCCATGAGGATCTGGGCGCCGTTGTCGCACAGGTACATGCGGCCGGTGGCGCACCACCGGCAGTAGCCACACGAGGGGATGAAGGAGGTGGCGACGTGGTCGCCGGGCTTGACGACGGTCACGCTCGATCCGACGGCCTCGACGATGCCGGCGCCCTCGTGTCCGTTGAGCCACGGGAATCCGCCGCCACCGAACTCCTCGGTGATCGGGACGTCATTGGTCCGGGCGTGGTCGTCGGAGTGGCAGACCCCGCACGCCTTGAGGTCGATGAGGACCTCGTTCGCCTTGGGTTCGGACAGCTCGAGATCCTGGACGATGAAGTCGCCCCCGAGCTCCTCGAGCACCGCGCCTCGTACCTGCATCCGTTGTTCCCCCTGGGTGGTTTCGGTTGGTGTGTTCTAGTCGATGGTCCGGCGCGTGGTCGCGCTCAGGGCGTGATGGTGCCCAGCGGTGCGTCCTCGAGGTCCGCCCAGTGCAGGCTGACCTCGCCCCCGAGGCTGATGAGGATGAACTCGACGCCGTCGGGGCCGGGTTCCTCCGGTCCGTAGGAGTGGCCGCCCTTGACCCAGCGGATGTCGCCCTTGACGTAGTTCGGCTCCTGGGGGCCGAACTGCATGGAACCCTCGGTCACGAAGTACACGGTGTCGAAGTCGTGCCAGTGGGCGCCGGCGGAGTACGTCGGAACGAACCGGGTGCGCAGGATGTAGGGGTCCTCCATCGCCAGCACCTGGACGGGCTGGGTCTCGCGCCCGGCGGGATCGGGGAAGTCCATCCATTCGACTTCGTCCATGTTGACCCGGCCCCAGGGCTTCTCGATCGTCTCGAGGCGCTGCTTCAGTTCCTCGGGAACGTCGTAGAGGTCCGCCCAGTTGAGGCCCACCTCGCCACCCTGGGCGAGGAGATAGAACTGGACACCTTCCGGCCCGGCCTCTTCGGGGCCGTACACGTGGCCTGCCTTGACCCAGCGGATGTCGCCGGGCTTGTAGGAACCCTCACCGCCGACCTTCATCTCACCCTGCGTGAAGATGTAGATCGTGTCGTAGGGGTGCCAGTGGTCACCCGCGTGGAAGTTCGGTGGGAACTTGGCCTCGATGATGTTGGGCCCGCCCTCCACCGTGAGGTTGCGCACCGGCGTGGTCGGGCGGCCGTGCGGGTCGTGGAACTGCTCCCATTCGACCTCCGACGGAGTGATCTTCCCGTAGCGCGGTGTCGTCATGGCCATGCGTCTCGTTCCCCCTGGATCGTCGTGAACGTCCCTGAGACTATGCGAGGGCGAATCGGCCAGGGGAATCGGGGGCGGGTATCGGGGTGCGGACGCGGCGGTGGCCCGCCCCGGGTCGGGACGGGCCACCGATCGATTCTTCCGGTCCGGGACCGCGGAGGGTCCGGACCGCGAAGAGAGTGTCAGCCGATCAGCCGACGCCCCACAGTGCGCGGAACTCGTCCTGGAAGCCCGGGACGCCAACGTAGGGCGAGTTGTAGCCCGCCTCCTCGTTGAACGCGATGGCGTCCGCGAGTCCCTGGGACCCCTGCACGAGGATCTCGGTCGGCAGGAGGGTGTCGGGGTTGCACCCGACGTCCTGGAGGATCCGCGCGTAGCAGTCGACCATGACGTAGCCGACATGGACCACGGGGTTTCCGCCCCACGCGAGCTCCCGGCCGTCCCGGACGTTGAGCAGGTTCCCGATGCCGGGATCGTGGCCCATGATCTTGACGGACTCGAGCAGTCCGGCTTCGTCGACCGCGTCGGCGAACCCGAACGACTGGTCACCGAAGGAGAAGAACACGTAGAGGTTCTCGGCGTCGGACTGGTTCTGGATCTCGCTGATCAGCCGACCCGGGATCGCGCCCTCGAGGAGGTTCTGGATGGAGTGCTCCACCGTCACGAGCTCGCAGTTCGGGCAGTTCTCGTCGATCACGTCGGCCATCACGGTGTCGCGGAAGGCGATGATCGGGAAGTCCGGAATGGTCGAGTAGATGATCGTCGCGTTCCCGCCGCTGTCGGCGATGAGGTAGTTGACCATCATCTCCATGGCGAGCTGGGACTGGGCCTCGCAGCCGAAGCAGGCGTAGATCCCGTTCTCCTCACCGAGCGCGTCGTTGGTCGTGTAGCCGTCGAGGAACAC from Acidimicrobiales bacterium encodes the following:
- a CDS encoding substrate-binding domain-containing protein encodes the protein MKRSRWAALLAVLLTFSLIAAACGDDDDTSSGGDDGAASDDGSSDDGSSDDGSTDDGSTDDGTSDDGSTDDGTSDDGGDDPAAAGLARAEAFIADYLGTPTSINVSEPLPEVPSSDVTFYWAECNFPVCNTIGDGIEAASADLGWTFQRVPYNPGNPEEVGSVHLQGVQSGADVVGTSGRPASEWETAIDAGMDAGVVFLDGYTTNDALGEENGIYACFGCEAQSQLAMEMMVNYLIADSGGNATIIYSTIPDFPIIAFRDTVMADVIDENCPNCELVTVEHSIQNLLEGAIPGRLISEIQNQSDAENLYVFFSFGDQSFGFADAVDEAGLLESVKIMGHDPGIGNLLNVRDGRELAWGGNPVVHVGYVMVDCYARILQDVGCNPDTLLPTEILVQGSQGLADAIAFNEEAGYNSPYVGVPGFQDEFRALWGVG
- a CDS encoding NDMA-dependent alcohol dehydrogenase; protein product: MQVRGAVLEELGGDFIVQDLELSEPKANEVLIDLKACGVCHSDDHARTNDVPITEEFGGGGFPWLNGHEGAGIVEAVGSSVTVVKPGDHVATSFIPSCGYCRWCATGRMYLCDNGAQILMGTQMDGTHRFHNAAGEGVGQLCMLGEFATKTVVPDLSVVKIPDHIGFDVACLLSCGVTTGWGSAAGRAEIKPGDTVVIWGIGGVGASAVQGAAHAGAKRIFAIDPVDLKLEYAQAFGATDVINNAGKTIEEVLEPIHAVTNGQGAEVCIMTPGVNTTAMIGEAYQTICKDGTLVLTGVTSWEDTSIQAPVLEFIMSNKTIKGSLYGSQNPRHAIPHLIGMYETGQLKLEEMITTRYDLDNINDAFADMHAGKNIRGVLMYE